One Drosophila willistoni isolate 14030-0811.24 chromosome 2R unlocalized genomic scaffold, UCI_dwil_1.1 Seg167, whole genome shotgun sequence DNA segment encodes these proteins:
- the LOC6642532 gene encoding protein drumstick, which yields MFAVMRIDNDDCRSDFRRKMRPKCEFICKYCQRRFTKPYNLMIHERTHKSPEITYSCEVCGKYFKQRDNLRQHRCSQCVWR from the exons ATGTTTGCTGTAATGCGAATCGACAACGATGACTGCCGGTCGGATTTCCGTCGCAAGATGCGTCCAAAGTGTGAATTCATTTGCAAGTATTGCCAGCGGCGTTTCACCAAGCCATACAATCTAATGATCCACGAGCGTACACACAAATCGCCAGAGATAACATATTCCTGTGAGGTTTGtggcaaatatttcaagcaaCGTGATAATCTGCGTCAGCACAG ATGTAGTCAGTGTGTTTGGCGATAA